Proteins co-encoded in one Plasmodium reichenowi strain SY57 chromosome 10, whole genome shotgun sequence genomic window:
- a CDS encoding deoxyribose-phosphate aldolase, putative encodes MANYAETFSAWTSICLTDHTLLGENDTEDDIRELCEESVKTCPFAAAVCVKPEFVKFINDTIKKEICPFKPKVACVINFPHGTDVVEKVLEDTKKVLEDGVDEIDLVINYKKVLENVEEGLKEATELTKKVKNLMKEKVLKVIIETGELKNDELIIKTTLAVLEGNADFVKTSSGKVPVNATPGAVKAIIEAMKQYVEKNPQKKDKIGLKVAGGVGDLNSACYYILLARRFLSALACHPNNFRIGSSSLVPKLRRIIAQNPAV; translated from the coding sequence ATGGCTAACTATGCAGAAACTTTTTCAGCATGGACAAGTATTTGCCTGACCGATCATACACTTTTAGGTGAAAATGACACAGAAGATGATATAAGAGAATTATGTGAGGAATCAGTTAAAACTTGTCCATTTGCAGCAGCTGTTTGCGTAAAGCCTGAATTTGTGAAATTTATAAACGAcacaataaaaaaagaaatatgcCCATTTAAGCCGAAAGTTGCGTGTGTAATTAATTTTCCTCATGGAACTGATGTTGTTGAAAAAGTATTGGAAGATACAAAAAAGGTATTAGAGGACGGAGTTGATGAAATTGATTTAgttataaattataaaaaagtttTAGAAAATGTTGAAGAAGGTTTAAAAGAAGCAACTgaattaacaaaaaaagtGAAAAATTTAATGAAAGAAAAGGTTTTAAAAGTAATAATTGAAACTGGAGAActtaaaaatgatgaactaattataaaaacaacTTTGGCAGTACTTGAAGGAAATGCTGATTTTGTAAAAACATCATCTGGGAAAGTTCCAGTCAATGCAACCCCAGGAGCTGTTAAAGCAATAATTGAAGCAATGAAACAATATGTAGAAAAAAATCCgcaaaaaaaagataaaatagGATTAAAGGTTGCTGGAGGTGTGGGAGATTTAAATTCAGCCTGCTATTATATCTTATTAGCAAGACGTTTTCTAAGTGCCCTTGCATGTCACCCAAATAATTTCCGTATTGGTTCTTCATCGCTTGTTCCTAAACTTAGGAGGATTATAGCACAAAACCCAGCagtataa